GCGTATTGTTTACTTGGATAGGATCAAAATATTTGATGACACAACTAACATGTTCAAGATAGGATGTTCCATTTTCTGTTATGTTCTTATCTAATGCATGTATGTTTTTCAAAAAGGCCTTTTGGCAAAGATAAGGTTGTTTCAGAGGGAATCAGAccctacaaaaaataaagtgtGAACATTGAGAAGTTTTGTAGAATGAAGGGACGTATACACATTGCCATACACAGCAACGACAGTTAGTAATGACTCGCAAAGTCTATAATTGAGACGCCAAAATGCTGGAAAcagtattttaattaaattctacTTTATAAAGTATAAATGTATCAGATATGTGATGTATATGGTACATGGTTTACCTGGGATATATTGATTGTAGAAAGTTCTCCTAAGTCTCCCCGGCAAGCTCCTATTGTAAGACAAGACCGGAAATCGAGTGCACATTGCAAAATGCTCTCAATAATGCTGCCCACTGCCTTTGTTTCATCAGACAGAAAACATCTGCAATAATACATATACATAAACCTCTTATTTACCCTGAGcttatggaaaatatttttagtcCTATAGCGTGGTATGTCTTCCAACTAAAATTATGATATGTGACACTATAATGTTCTTGTTTCCTCTTGCTGTAAATTTCTTTAGCAGTTGTGAAAGAAAACTTCCAAAtccaaaggttttttttttgtgggtggGTACAAGTTCAAAAACTTGCACTAAATAGTTACCCTATTTACACATCAAACTTGCACATAAGCTTTACACTATTGATCAGTATGCAGATAACCAGTTACTAATATTACAATATTAATCGATTGGAAATTAATCAGTAAGCAAATACCTAgttaactactccctccgtttcaaaatgagtgtcgcgttagccaattgcacacagattaaggaatgaaatgaaataatcattagaaataacacttttactaaactgcccttgtattatatgaaaaagacaaacttaaagttgcattgaaaattgtgtgagaaaaaagttggagtatttattgagggtaaagttggaagaaaaaaattaaagttgtattggaaatgtaaagtgacattcattttgaaacaatttttttttgctaaagcgacactcattttgaaacggagggagtagtaatcAGTATTACAAAGGAGGACCAAACCCCGTGGATACCCACCAAAGCCCACCCCGACATTAATGGGAAAAATCCACTTTGACTAGGGCTTATGTTGGGGCAGAGATGGGTGTCACATgttgaaaaaagaatttagaaatCATCCATGTCAGTCAATTTGTGAAGGAGTAACCGCACAGGAAATAGAGCTGGGTCGAAGATAATGCAATGAAGTTGTGGCAGTGGACGGAAGAACTCTTCCCTACCCCCCACAGCCACAATTGCCAAGCCTAGCAAGAGCTTGCCTACAGGGTGGCATGCAGATATTGGTGAAGATCTTAACTAGGAAAACCAGATTAGACAAATTCATAATTCAATTTGTTAGCTAAAGTAATCATAATTACCAAAATACTTTCTCAAAATTGGCTTTCTAGTAACTGTCTCTATAAATAAAAGCAGCAATTAAATGTAAACTTACATGCTTAACGAATCAGCAAGATATTCCGTGTGCACTGACTCGAGATCCATCATATCTTTCACCTGCATGAATGGCGGGAATATCCAAAACATTGATATAGTGATTGAATTTTGAAGTCATACACATCATCATATCTAGCCGTGTAGAGTATTTAATTTTTACGAAAAGGTTTGGTGCTTTTTTTGTTCCCAATTCTAAGAAAAAGCCACAAATTTTAAGATGTATTGATTGCTGAAACTACTTTAAAATCCTTCACATGTTTACAAGAAATACATCTTTCTCCATGTAAGTGGGTGGGGGAACATTTAATGACGAGGTAATATTTGGAATGAACTTTCAAAACTGTAGTGTTAAATTAGTCCTGAATTTTTCTTCTTGTATATGGGACCAGAGGTAGCattcattaataattaataaaataaagaaacaaacagGCAGGTACAGCTCAAAAACATGTGGCAGATTGGCGTCGTGACGTTGTCAAAGAAGATAACCCTAAAAACAGATATTTTGCCCGTAACGCCCTTGGCCCTCTTTAAAGAAAGGGTAATGAGATACTCTTTAAAGAAAGCAAGCATTCTTCTCAAACCAAAGGATAATATAAAATACACAGCCCAAAACCTGGTActaaaacatttaattttaaccaGCAGAAACTGTTCCAAAGCAGAGGAAGCTAAAAGCCTTGATCCTTCAGGATTAAAACTGGTTTCCTAATAGTACTCGTAGAACTAGATTAGAAATGAGATGCGAGTCAAATGCAACCTAAAGAATAATGTGCAGGAtgtctttatcttttttctcttatttcctgTCTTATATCAAGTTTCCCACAATAAAAACAGAAATACAGTCTCCTAAGAAGGGCACAGCCCGTGCAGTTGTATGCAGTGAGCTTACCCAAAAGATAGAAAGTAAAAGTCAGACCTTCATTTTGACTAAGCGACCACAGTTATTAAGACACAGATCAGAATACATAAGCAGTTCAGAAAAAGTGATTTTGCGCTGAAAATAAATACTTATAAAGCCCCATAAACACATCAATTTATACATTGAAGAAAAGGATACAAAGAAATGAAACTAAATAAATAGACGCATTGGCTTCAAACCTTATGCTGAAGGGAATGAAGAAACCTGCACCATGACACATGTGATAATTGTGACTCCACATACTGCTGCAAAGTAGATACAAAATGGCTGATCTGGTGCCTGTCAATGAAAGTGGAGCAAAGGATGCTTAGAGGTACTAATATACATATAAAGAAGCTCATGttcaatattcaaaatttattgGAGGAACTATTTGAACCAATGCCCGTTGAATTTCCCTTTATaattaatggatttttttttacaaacttcTGTACATTTGTATCTCTAAGATTTCACGGGACTTCATCAAGACAGTGTCCCCACCTAGACCACATGGTCCAAACCTCCAAGGCATACATTAAAGACGATAATATGACGACAGAAGAAGGCCTATCATAGAAAACATAGTTCATGGTCCCAGACTTCCCAAAAAATATCCAGTACATATACCTCATCTTCATCAATATATTAAGATGCCCTGCCCCAGGCTGGTATGGTTCAGCATTTAGACCCTTATTCGTTGTATGTGCCATATCCTGTTCaccaaaattgaaagaaaataagcACTGCAATAAAATCAAAAGCCCTTATTCCCTTGAAAAATCAGAATATAAATGCAACTCATAGCAATAGAAACAATTCGGGATATCAGATTATACACTTCAGAATGATGCTGCAGACTAATAAAATTGCAGGCTCTCAGACATTGTTCCAAAGTTATTCGTAATGAAGTATAGAGAAACATGCAAAGCATGTCCAAACTTTGAGATGGTATTAGAGTCGATCCAACATGTAGCATGTCCAAAATTGCAAAACTTCACTCCAAATGTGAAATATCTAATCCTATGCATGAGGGGGgtgttgaaaatttgaaaaaccaCATCAACTAAAGATAGACCAAAGTAATCCAATAAGACTTTGACAGTCCTCATTCAAAATTAGTGGAAAAATTTAGTTTAGAAAACATTAAGGCAATAAATAGTTACTCGTCGATAACTCTTTGGACATATTTAACCAAGAAgtgttcaattatttttaattggaaATTTCCTGCCAATAAATTGCTAAACCGAAAACTTGTTGAGGATAGAAATAAATGCAGTTacacaataataacaacacGAAAAGAAAAAGGGAACGGCTGCAAGAAACCAAACCTTTAATGAGCACCACACATCAGTCAATGAAAATAAGGCAAGCTTCACTTGTATTAAAAAGCTGAATATATCAGCATATATTTTTAACGCAGCAGGTGTCAAAATAATACAGAGTGGCCAATCCACATGGTAACCCAGTCCTAAGAAATCGAAAGAACGAAGCCCTGCCATTAATTACGAATTTCCTTATCAGAAGCATAATTTAACCTTCCACGGACAGGTGGGGTGAGCTTGTCAaacttgaaatgaaaatgaaaatattaatgaaaccAAATAAgacaataataaaaacaaaatactgGATCTCTAGTAGTAGAAGTATAGATATACCTATAGCAGATGCTGAAAGAGGCAATTTTCCACGTCCTTTCATGTACACAAACAACCTATTCTTATTAGTGTCTTGCTCACAAGAAGACTTCTGGATTGACAGTTCAAGTAGGCCTTGAATTTCTGGAAGTCTCTCAGTGGCTTCTGTAACAGACCACTTCTGTGATTTTAAGTAAAACAAAGAATGAATAACCGTGCAGTATTGTAGACTATAGTCAGAAATCAAAGCTATGAAATATTAAGGAAGTCATTGTCAATCAGAATTTAGGAATACATGTCGCCAGAGAGACAATATGAACAAATCTGCCCAATCTGCTAATTCCATAAAATGATACCGCCGCAGTGCTAAAAGATGCTCTTGCAACTTAAATGCCTCCTCAAGCACATTGATGATTAGTTTGCTGACATAATTGTATCTGGTATCTTTAAGGACACGCAAAGCTATTACATAATACTTTCCAAAAGAAATATCATACCAACCCATTTGAATCTGAGCAGTTATTGATAAAATTCAACGTATTGTATAATACTTATTCTACATTGTTTCATCTGTCAACTTTCACACATAAATTCTAAACATGACCAATAAATTACCATTGTCCGCCTCAACATATTACACGTTATACAGGCTTACTGTATATTTTGCACCTTGTTTAGTACAATAATACTCTTAGAaaggttgggcctaacacaacctcacaaaaccggcttgtgaggtgaggactgcccccacttataaacacatgctTAGACCATCTTTTGTCCGATGTGTGACTCTTTAACAAATACTCATAGCACAAATTTACTATGGAGCATGAATTCTAAATGGCATCAATTAATTCATGTAGCTTGTCCTACCTGATGGGGTATGGtctgcttgttttttttttttttgaaaatatattgaagCACCACTAAATCGTTCtatcatttcaaaatataaaatatagtaCTAGGAATTAGTAATATTTGCATTTCCATTGTGATTTTTTGCTTGTTGATTGTATAACTTTCTAACCCATCAGTAAAGAAGCTAACTGAGGCTGCATTAACTAATTTATAGAAGATAATACAACTGACAACATTACAGATGCATGAACAGTATTGAAAGGACCCAGATATTACTGGGCGCCTAAGTCCCACATCGAGTAGTGGGGGATGCTTTGTATTTAAGTGGTTTGGTTCTTCTGCTTGATAGCTAGCTTTTAAGGAAGGGTTCCCCAAGTGCTAGGATACATATCAATTAGTATCAGATTTGTCGTAGCTCGAAAAACTACCTAAGAAAGAACTGACTGAAAAGGccgagtaaagcgttgtaaagTGTAGTTGTTGTGACATCGCCTATCATTCTCAAGGGCATATTGTGATAGAGACTTGGGCATTATGGAGTGGCTTGGTTGTTCCACCTTGATTGTTATCTTGTAAGGGAGGGTTCCCCAAGTTCTTGTATAGTATACCTATTGAGTATCATGCTAAGAAATAATAGAAGCTATAGAGCAATGAAATATAAAACAGCATACCTAAACCATTCAATTAGGTTACcagaataaatataaaaataaggaTACTGAACCATGATTTCCTGTATTAAGCACTTGTCAATTATAATATCAAGTGGCATCTCAAATGTTGACAACAAAGTTTGCCTTTGAGTAGCATCACAATCAACAGTTTTCCGAAAACTGCCCAGCAGTCTTCCCCAGCTGCTCCCACCAGATGTATCTGTTAAAACATATTGTTTATGGTCCACCACATCCAGTGAAGCATCAAAACCATATTTGGGTTCATCAACCAACCCCTCTTCATTACCACGGTCAATTTCTCCATGATCATTATTCTGATTACCATAAGTAGATGCACAGCTATCCGGTGGAAATGAATATGTGTTTGTACAGATTGAATCGGTGAGTAACTTGTCCATATAAACCTTACAAGGGTCCTCTACAGTAGAAAAGTTGAAGTACGGAAATGGCTGTGCACAATCTGCTGTTTGTTGAGGCAAAACATTTCTAGTCAACATTGGGTTCATACTAAAGGGATTAATGCTAGGTAGATTACACTGATGGTCAACTTTTAGTGGTTGAAAATCACACAAGAATGAAGCCGGCGTATTATTAACAGGTTGGTCCTCACTCAAGGTTTCCACACTCAAAGAATCACTAACAGCAACGCGACATAACTGGGAATATTTCATGGATTGCAGGTGCTTTTCTGTCATCTTTTGCTCAACAGTTCCATCAGCATCAAATGATTTTTTCAGTAAATCGTCCATTGCTGAATAACTGTCAATGCAACTACCTCTCTGTTCAATACTGAATTTACTTGAGTACCACGAATTCTCAGGATTTTGAGGGTCAAACATGTGACTTGATATCATTCCCTTATTGGAGGACTTCATCAAATGATCAACGGCGTCCATTTTATCACATATTTCATGTGAATCACTGCCTGGCTTTTCATGATGACGGGAATTTTGTATTGAACTATTTAAGGTAGTGAACTTCAAGAAGCTTAAAGCAGATAGATGATTTTGTTGTCCTGCTGCTGGGCAAGGCCAGCCACTAAGCTGATCAGACTCCAGTTGCTCGTCAGAGCTGTTTAACGATGAACTTTCAGATTGACCATACATATCTTCCAGCAAAGACATCTCGTCTTCCATACTTGAGACATCCGAGTCCAAATTATTAGATCCCCTGAGAATTTTTACAAAACATCAATGACGAAATAACAAAGGGAAATAAAGTCGTAAGGACAAATATTTAATAAGTCAAGCAGAGAATGAGAGAAACATGTTATTAAGTGTATGCATCTTCATGCACACACATTTTTCCTGGGGGTGGGAGGAGGGGAATGAAAGTAACAGATTACATATTTGAAGAACTTTTATCTGCTGTTGAACAGACAATAGGTTCGTCTTCTGACATGAGCTGGCCTAGTTTGTCTAGAGTCCCCACATCATTATCAAAAGAAGAAACTGGAGCATGCATAGGTACCTGCAAAAAGGAAATTCTTCAAGCATGAGAACGAAAAacagagagaaaataagtaCCTACTCGTAGTGGGAAAATCAGTTCTTTTCTGctctccatttatttttatttttgtccctaatgGACCAAATTTTATACTTCCAATGCTCCTTTTTCGATTAGTGTCACTTCCAAAAACTTAATATTGATCAAAATAAGATAAAACAAGACCATTGATAGGAACAGGACCATGACgaaatttttttattccatATAAGGAGCAGTAACATTCTTGAATATGGAGCAGTAATATGCAAGCTGCACGCAAATGTTATGATCACAGCATGAATCCAAGAACCATTGCACTTCAGAGTAACAAGTAATATATAACAATTAGATGAAAACAACACATAACTCTAAACTACATAACATCCAGACGGCAAGAATCAAGCTTTTACTGATGTTAAAGAAATACAACGTAAATGACAGTACAAagtaaaaatacaaataaaatttaaacta
Above is a genomic segment from Medicago truncatula cultivar Jemalong A17 chromosome 5, MtrunA17r5.0-ANR, whole genome shotgun sequence containing:
- the LOC25494473 gene encoding uncharacterized protein, with protein sequence MEWEMSASLLQNLKLHDPWLPPNTWEQRTPTPLLPLQLSSNSNSNSNSNQTTLSESSLVRLVMNAMLGSKSSIIAIHNLSPIFSSHHPNTTFLHLWYRASTTHSFSNILQSIASTASLVFLLRHFVDHFTISLPPCTLVNQAFAVAVGKVLEGYISSLDTIHSSLIFRRASEIPVDFSASSCFNSVSHSEITLLELYLHTKQLRIHIQALASICNLLKWAHCVSDTDFENVIAKATSEFADFYRGGSLLTFLYHQLQVADSAHCTLLKFLFLQSCEPYCGFIRSWIFKAEIHDPYKEFIVENIGCLSPKSHVKAGNSADFPSASIRLRDGVPIPGFLKDSLVPLVRAGQQLQVLLKLLELCIDVAAGQHSSDDFLPCWSGFSSNSLSYFSPLTFNKDTIDNMVLARESYYKRMNEKIESLLSSLEVRYQQVPMHAPVSSFDNDVGTLDKLGQLMSEDEPIVCSTADKSSSNMGSNNLDSDVSSMEDEMSLLEDMYGQSESSSLNSSDEQLESDQLSGWPCPAAGQQNHLSALSFLKFTTLNSSIQNSRHHEKPGSDSHEICDKMDAVDHLMKSSNKGMISSHMFDPQNPENSWYSSKFSIEQRGSCIDSYSAMDDLLKKSFDADGTVEQKMTEKHLQSMKYSQLCRVAVSDSLSVETLSEDQPVNNTPASFLCDFQPLKVDHQCNLPSINPFSMNPMLTRNVLPQQTADCAQPFPYFNFSTVEDPCKVYMDKLLTDSICTNTYSFPPDSCASTYGNQNNDHGEIDRGNEEGLVDEPKYGFDASLDVVDHKQYVLTDTSGGSSWGRLLGSFRKTVDCDATQRQTLLSTFEMPLDIIIDKCLIQEIMVQYNYVSKLIINVLEEAFKLQEHLLALRRYHFMELADWADLFILSLWRHKWSVTEATERLPEIQGLLELSIQKSSCEQDTNKNRLFVYMKGRGKLPLSASAIGLRSFDFLGLGYHVDWPLCIILTPAALKIYADIFSFLIQVKLALFSLTDVWCSLKDMAHTTNKGLNAEPYQPGAGHLNILMKMRHQISHFVSTLQQYVESQLSHVSWCRFLHSLQHKVKDMMDLESVHTEYLADSLSICFLSDETKAVGSIIESILQCALDFRSCLTIGACRGDLGELSTINISQVLSIKQKFERSLNELHVCYVKEPRHVNFGLSRFWEYLNYNEYYSNVNNGMMRYCAV